GTTGGAGTTTGTGACAGCATTTCGGCAGGCACAGCGCAGAGAGTTTGCCTTTTCCATAGTGAATGCTGGCATGAGGGTGGCGTTCAGTCATGACTCAAATGTGGTGGAGCATCTAGATATTTTTTATGGAGGTGTGGGGCCGACTCTGGTAAAAGCCAGACGTACCTGTAAAGAGCTGATGGGAAGGTACAGCCATCTCAAGgcctaaataattaatttccgaGAATCTTGTATATGAGAGAACAGACTATACAGTGTATTATTGAAGGTATCAAATACAAATGGGTAcatacgcagcgtctctcaaaaatgtctccatggttgcaaggcacgctccctgtgcaaggagggggtcacaggcgctgcgtaatatcattgcgcctgctgcacccatggtacggcagcgaagttccttgattattacgccggaatgaaagtatagttcctagccatatcggcctagaaaatcgcaacttttcattttccgtcggtcttagtacacgatgtaactacaaaagagacaagttttaaataggaaaaataccgaaactctttggtcatttttgagcgagatgctaacggtctaatcagattcaatgaactatgctaagctatgctaaaagtggtaccgccagacccggagatctgctgaatggattcgaaaacggtaaaactcaactgtttaactctaggggagttggaaaatgagcctattttcaaaaaaagtagagtgttcctttaaagaaaTGCAAAGTCTTAGTTGCATTGTATACATTCCAttcaataaacattatttttttgtttgtttgtttgccagAAAATGGGATGAGAAACTTCTGGTAGAGGGAACACAGCTCTTAGAAGAAGAAATCTCTGTGCCCCCTACTGCCCCTGGTGGACGGGAGGAGTATCGCAAGGCTCTAGTACTCAGCTTCTTTTTCAAGTTTTACATGCAAGTGCTGCTGGAACTTCAACAAAGGGTAGGATTATGctaatttttagtttaaaagtgGGACAATTTACTTAATTCATGCttaaattgttttgttgttgttgtttctcttgtGGCTAAAGGAGGTTGCTGTGAATGATTTGCCATTAGAGTATCTCAGTGCACTAAAACCCTTCAAAAATGAGGTACCACAAGGAAACCACTCTTTCCAGGTGAGTCAAGCTTGAGTTGTCAAATCAAGTCAGGCTGATCACAAAAACATtctcattacaatttaaattacaGCTTGTACCAGAGACTCAGTCTTCTAGTGACCCAGTGGGACGTCCCAATGTACACCAGGCCGCCTTTCAACAGGCTACAGGAGAAGCTGTGTATTATGATGATATCCCGTCTGTTAAAGGAGAACTGTTTGCTTTCATGGTAACCAGCACCAGGGCTCATGCAAAGATCATGTAAGTGGAAGgaaattcatttattatttatgaagtaataaatttaaaaccaaaatttCAATCAgttacattaattttattttttctgacacaatcACACATTTCAGAAATTGAACACcatcacaagacaaaaaatatcacCTCATTCTATTATTAATCTACAGAcaaattaactatattaaattatgtgtACAAGCCTCATCTTCAGCATCCGTACACCTTGTTGATCCTCAGGATGTCAATGTTGGACAGTCCCTGCCTCTGTCCGATTTCCACCGTCGCATCAGGAATGGGAGTGATGGTTTCCAGCCCGGGCTGGGTGGAGAAGGCCGTTTTTCCATAGTGCATGATGGAGCCGTAGTCGTATGGAGTGTTTTGGTTGTTGGTGTTCTGTTTCTGGAAGTTGTAGGCCATATCAGGAGAGATGTTCTCCCAGTTGATTTTGACGTACTGGTCACGATCGCTCCTGGTTTGCTCGTGGTAGAAGCCCAGGGCATGATTCAGCTCATGTTGAACGATGCCATTGTACACACAGCCGTACCTGTTGAGGGAgaccacctgtttgccaccagTTCTACCTAGAGAAGAGTAGCACCTGAGAGGAGAGAGGAAATAAAGGGGTTAAATAtctgatttaatgtttttgttgtaaaagaGAGTCCTGTTTATATTGTATGATTGTTCTCACCCATCTTTGTTCTCAATACTGATGTAGTCAGTCTGAGATGATCTGGCCACAAAGCGGATGCAGGTTTTGGCATGAAAGGTCGACATGGCGTTCGCAATCACTGATCTGTCATAATAGGCTGCAAACAAAAGGGGCCACGGGTTTAAAATGGCATCTAAATGAATCATAGTTATGTTCAATGAATGAAGGTGATTCACGTACAGAATTCAGCGCTCACTATGTACGGGACCTCCACTATGTTGTTAGAGTTTTTCTTCCAGAAACAGTTGTTGTTAAAGCAGAAGAGAGCATTTCTGGTTTTGGGAAACACCAGATCTCCTTCAATCAAGACTTCAGAAGATCCTGTATTTAAAGAGAAACATATTGATGaaataacacaatatatttataattctcAATCAGTTTTTGGAAATGTGACCA
The DNA window shown above is from Ctenopharyngodon idella isolate HZGC_01 chromosome 10, HZGC01, whole genome shotgun sequence and carries:
- the LOC127521106 gene encoding hatching enzyme 1.2-like — its product is MDTRASLSVLLLLFGISQASPLMEQTFEGVFVSEPETMDITTRILDTNNGSSEVLIEGDLVFPKTRNALFCFNNNCFWKKNSNNIVEVPYIVSAEFSYYDRSVIANAMSTFHAKTCIRFVARSSQTDYISIENKDGCYSSLGRTGGKQVVSLNRYGCVYNGIVQHELNHALGFYHEQTRSDRDQYVKINWENISPDMAYNFQKQNTNNQNTPYDYGSIMHYGKTAFSTQPGLETITPIPDATVEIGQRQGLSNIDILRINKVYGC